A part of Aegilops tauschii subsp. strangulata cultivar AL8/78 chromosome 2, Aet v6.0, whole genome shotgun sequence genomic DNA contains:
- the LOC109772226 gene encoding probable trehalose-phosphate phosphatase 5, with the protein MSDHVAQSQPVLSMPSSVPSTLMPSSVTSKRHPCSSASVTYISRRKLVEVVDGLLGVMTPSSTHIKPSVHSFSDGPSDELCPYKAWLATCPSALASFDRIIASAQGKKIALFLDYDGTLSPIVNDPEKAFMSPEMRAAVKNVAKFFPTAIVSGRSRDKVFEFVQLKELCYAGSHGMDIMLSSADSESKTEDDKETKLFQPASEFLPMIIEAYDSLVEATRSITGANVENNKFCVSVHYRNVDKQDWNSVAQLVDDVLKSFPHLKLTTGRKVLEVRPVIDWDKGKAVEFLLQSLRLDDPESVLPIYIGDDRTDEDAFKVLRERNCGYGILVSQLPKQTQAFYSLRAPSEVMEFLDSLVRWKEQQQPAHVQE; encoded by the exons ATGTCGGATCATGTGGCCCAAAGCCAGCCAGTGTTGTCAATGCCATCTTCAGTACCTTCAACTCTCATGCCATCTTCAGTCACATCCAAGAGGCATCCATGTTCTTCCGCGAGTGTGACATACATCAGCAGACGTAAACTTGTCGAAGTCGTCGATGGACTGCTCGGTGTGatgacaccatcgtcaacccatATAAAGCCATCTGTGCATTCTTTTTCTGATGGTCCATCTGATGAGCTTTGTCCTTACAAAGCTTGGTTG GCAACATGCCCTTCTGCTTTAGCTTCCTTCGACCGGATCATAGCAAGTGCGCAGGGCAAGAAGATCGCCTTGTTTCTGGACTATGACGGCACGCTTTCGCCTATTGTTAATGATCCCGAGAAGGCGTTTATGTCCCCGGAG ATGCGTGCTGCTGTGAAGAATGTCGCAAAGTTCTTCCCTACAGCGATCGTCAGTGGGAGGTCCCGTGACAAG GTGTTCGAATTTGTACAGCTGAAGGAGCTCTGCTACGCTGGAAGTCATGGAATGGACATAATGCTATCGTCTGCAGATTCTGAAAGTAAAACAGAAGAT GACAAAGAAACCAAACTTTTCCAACCTGCAAGTGAGTTTTTACCCATGATCATTGAG GCTTACGACTCCCTAGTGGAGGCCACCAGATCAATCACGGGTGCAAATGTTGAGAACAACAAGTTCTGTGTGTCTGTACATTACCGCAACGTCGACAAGCAG GACTGGAATTCGGTCGCGCAGCTTGTCGACGATGTGCTGAAGTCTTTTCCTCATCTCAAACTAACAACCGGACGAAAG GTTTTAGAGGTTCGTCCAGTGATTGACTGGGACAAGGGGAAGGCAGTGGAGTTCCTGCTGCAGTCGCTCCGGCTAGATGACCCCGAAAGCGTTCTCCCTATCTACATCGGAGATGATCGAACCGACGAAGACGCGTTCAAG GTGCTTCGCGAGCGGAACTGTGGGTACGGAATTCTAGTTTCACAGCTGCCCAAGCAGACTCAAGCCTTCTACTCGCTGAGAGCTCCATCTGAA GTGATGGAGTTCCTGGATTCCTTGGTGAGATGGAAGGAGCAACAGCAGCCAGCCCATGTTCAAGAATGA